One stretch of Armigeres subalbatus isolate Guangzhou_Male chromosome 2, GZ_Asu_2, whole genome shotgun sequence DNA includes these proteins:
- the LOC134216026 gene encoding CLIP domain-containing serine protease B15-like — protein sequence MDRAVVSYGNEFKLLDFRVDIFFRDHEFNACGTLPCQAMDGSEGKCVPVDDCRWILSKPALLNDAFENSACGFGPELVCCPRWQNAENCGQTLSYSEPERFPWVVSIAYRVKRRIFYQRCTGSLINSQYVLTVAHCIADLSFRWKLYSIRVKRDEIYKDYGILRSIVHPNYNRYNLNKDDDVALLKLADRVEFDAHVQPICLTRQDDLHSALLEGQMFTIFSRGPPRAGYVPHNKHPIMLPLRNSSVCEKIYRDIRLELSKSQLCVGGEPGKDSCRGDSGGPLMLHSMNRWYQVGLVSLGSEQCGGRIPGIYVKLVDYLDWIEATVDVVD from the exons ATGGATCGCGCAGTGGTCAGCTATGGAAATGAGTTCAAGTTGTTGGATTTTCGCGTTGATATATTTTTTCGGGATCATGAATTCAACGCGT GTGGGACTTTGCCGTGCCAAGCTATGGATGGTTCAGAAGGAAAATGTGTTCCAGTGGATGACTGTAGGTGGATCCTGTCAAAGCCGGCACTCTTGAATGATGCCTTCGAAAATAGTGCGTGCGGATTCGGACCTGAATTGGTATGCTGCCCCAGGTGGCAGAATGCCGAAAATTGTGGTCAAACTCTGAGTTACTCAGAACCTGAGCGTTTTCCATGGGTTGTGAGTATAGCTTACCGCGTAAAGAGAAGAATTTTTTACCAGAGGTGCACCGGATCGTTAATTAACAGCCAATATGTGCTGACGGTTGCGCATTGCATAGCAGACCTATCATTCAGATGGAAATT ATATAGTATTCGTGTCAAAAGAGATGAAATCTATAAGGATTACGGAATACTTCGGAGCATAGTTCACCCAAACTACAACCGTTACAATCTAAATAAGGACGACGATGTGGCTCTTTTGAAGTTGGCCGATAGAGTCGAATTCGATGCGCATGTTCAACCAATATGTTTGACGAGGCAAGATGATCTCCATAGCGCCCTACTTGAAGGACAAATGTTTACCATATTCTCGAGAGGACCGCCCAGAGCCG GTTACGTGCCACACAACAAACATCCGATCATGCTTccgttgagaaattcttcagttTGCGAGAAAATATACAGGGATATTCGATTAGAACTGTCTAAATCGCAGCTATGCGTAGGAGGAGAGCCAGGAAAAGACTCATGTCGTGGAGATTCTGGAGGTCCACTGATGCTGCATTCAATGAATCGCTGGTACCAGGTAGGCCTTGTTAGTTTGGGTTCGGAGCAGTGCGGAGGAAGGATTCCCGGTATCTATGTCAAGCTCGTCGATTATCTAGACTGGATCGAGGCAACCGTTGATGTGGTTGACTAG